In Oncorhynchus kisutch isolate 150728-3 linkage group LG5, Okis_V2, whole genome shotgun sequence, a genomic segment contains:
- the traip gene encoding E3 ubiquitin-protein ligase TRAIP: MPIRAYCTICSDFFDHSRDVAAIHCGHTFHYECLLQWFQTAPNKTCPQCRKQVSTRHIINKLFFDIGGEGEGSSADPECLQNELDRMKAVLSTKERDWRDRLKMVEGLKETVDRQKKDLDIVRKEIGEKDMLCSVLRKQMKYLENQQSETQAAKEEARRLRTKMKTYESLDVVLQGQRAEVESMISDMGVGQAAMEELSIYCISLKKEYENLKGSLRYSNEMSEKLKREVFASNNKLQKATMEMNRTNDDMKAVQNDLTNADKEITSLKKKVEILQKTLSTPTRTNEALSRLVFESPAPVALQQPRLHQPANSEDIDLNMTFDITTPDLVGKRASQVPSKKMRLDPATLSSTPSKHRDSASFGSKAREEEVPMGTFFRNSILFRKKTFGSMLDPQRSKLGAVRSGYDGLGGRTKFFQPSPLSDIRPLMMKAKRKKVSRPAPPKISTCLTLDSYLE, translated from the exons ATGCCTATTCGTGCCTACTGTACCATCTGTTCAGATTTCTTCGATCACTCCAGAGATGTGGCTGCCATCCACTGTGGGCACACCTTCCACTATGAATG TCTTCTTCAGTGGTTTCAGACTGCCCCCAACAAGACATgtccacaatgtagaaaacag GTTAGCACCAGACACATTATCAACAAGTTGTTCTTTGACAttggtggtgaaggagagggaTCTTCTGCGGATCCAGAGTGTTTGCAG AACGAGCTCGATAGAATGAAAGCTGTTTTAAGTACCAAAG agagagactggagggacagacTGAAGATGGTAGAGGGCTTGAAGGAGACTGTGGACAGGCAGAAGAAAGACCTGGACATTGTTAGGAAGGAGATTGGCGAGAAAGATATGCTCTGCTCAGTTCTCAGG AAACAGATGAAATACCTGGAGAACCAGCAGAGTGAGACTCAGGCTGCTAAGGAGGAGGCCCGACGACTCAGGACCAAAATGAAAACATATGAGAG TCTGGATGTGGTGTTACAGGGTCAGAGGGCTGAGGTGGAATCCATGATCAGTGACATGGGTGTTGGCCAGGCTGCCATGGAGGAGCTCTCCATCTACTGCATCTCTCTCAAGAA AGAATATGAGAATCTAAAAGGGAGCCTCAGATATTCAAATGAAATGTCTGAAAAGCTCAAAAGGGAGGTGTTTGCTTCAAACAACAAG TTGCAGAAAGCCACAATGGAGATGAATAGGACCAATGATGACATGAAAGCTGTCCAAAATGACTTGACCAACGCAGACAAAGAGATCACT AGTCTGAAGAAAAaagttgagattcttcaaaagacCCTGAGCACACCAACCCGCACTAACGAAGCCTTGAGCCGACTAGTCTTCGAGAG CCCTGCCCCAGTGGCGCTGCAACAGCCCCGTCTCCACCAGCCTGCCAACAGTGAGGACATTGACCTTAACATGACCTTTGACATCACCACACCTGATCTGGTGGGTAAGAGGGCGTCACAGGTCCCATCTAAAAAGATGCGTCTGGATCCAGCCAC GTTGTCGTCCACGCCATCCAAACACCGTGACAGCGCCTCGTTTGGAAGCAAG gccagagaggaggaggtgcCAATGGGTACATTCTTCCGTAACTCCATTCTGTTCAGGAAGAAGACCTTTGGCAGCATGCTGGACCCCCAGAGGAGTAAACTGGGAGCT GTCAGAAGTGGTTATGATGGACTTGGAGGGAGAACCAAATTCTTCCAACCT TCTCCTTTGTCAGATATTCGCCCACTCATGATGAAGGCAAAGAGAAAAAAGGTTTCCCGACCAGCTCCTCCCAAGATCTCCACCTGTCTTACTCTGGACAGTTATCTGGAGTGA